From a single Apium graveolens cultivar Ventura chromosome 2, ASM990537v1, whole genome shotgun sequence genomic region:
- the LOC141706812 gene encoding allene oxide synthase 1, chloroplastic-like gives MASISYTSSFTSLQLSSQPPFKNTTTYNPRAFHGRTRISASVSDTQPLSASTQPESTNLPVRKIPGGCGLPMIGPLTDRLDYFYNQGREEYFKSRIQKYQSTVFRTNVPPGPPIASNSNVVVLLDGKSFPVLFDVSKVEKKNLFTGTFMPSTELTGGYRVLSYLDPSEPNHEKLKKLLFFQLRSAASKVIPEFHSSYSELFEKLEAEIASTGKTSFTEANDQAAFNFLARALHGVNPADTKLGCDGPKLVSKWVLFNLHPLLVLGLPKLVEELLIHSISLPPALVKKDYNRLYEFFYESSGFLLEEAEKNGISKDEACHNFVFATCFNSFGGMKFLFPNMMKSIGRAGAKVHTKLATEIRSVIGSNGGKITMGIMEQMPLMKSVVYECLRIDPPVASQYGRAKRDLIIESHDAAFEVKEGEMIFGYQPFATRDPKIFDRPEEFVPDRFVGEGEKLLKHVLWSNGPENERPTVANKQCAGKDFVVLAARLLVVELFLRYDSFEIDVAKVPIGVSVTVTSLKRASF, from the coding sequence ATGGCATCAATCTCGTACACATCCTCCTTCACTTCTCTTCAACTCTCATCTCAACCACCTTTCAAAAACACCACAACATATAATCCCCGTGCCTTCCACGGTCGTACTCGTATTTCCGCATCCGTATCCGACACCCAACCACTTTCGGCGTCCACGCAACCCGAATCCACTAACCTCCCGGTCAGAAAAATCCCTGGAGGCTGCGGGTTACCTATGATCGGCCCGCTAACCGACCGACTAGACTATTTTTATAACCAAGGCCGGGAGGAATATTTTAAATCTCGAATCCAAAAATACCAGTCAACCGTTTTTCGAACTAACGTGCCACCCGGACCTCCTATTGCATCAAACTCCAACGTTGTGGTATTACTTGACGGGAAAAGCTTCCCGGTTCTTTTCGATGTTTCGAAAGTCGAAAAAAAGAATTTGTTCACGGGCACTTTCATGCCTTCTACTGAGCTAACAGGCGGATATCGAGTTTTATCTTATCTCGATCCGTCTGAACCAAACCACGAGAAATTGAAGAAATTATTATTTTTCCAGCTCAGATCAGCTGCTAGCAAAGTCATTCCAGAGTTTCATTCGAGTTACAGTGAATTATTCGAAAAACTCGAAGCTGAAATAGCTAGTACTGGGAAAACAAGCTTTACTGAAGCTAATGATCAGGCTGCGTTTAATTTTTTAGCCCGAGCATTGCACGGTGTCAATCCGGCTGATACTAAGCTCGGCTGTGACGGCCCGAAACTTGTTAGTAAATGGGTACTCTTCAATCTCCATCCGTTATTAGTCCTTGGACTCCCGAAGCTCGTAgaagaactgttaatccattcAATTTCACTGCCACCTGCTTTAGTGAAAAAGGATTATAACAGATTGTACGAATTCTTCTACGAGTCTTCGGGTTTTTTACTCGAGGAAGCAGAGAAGAATGGTATTTCCAAGGACGAAGCGTGTCATAATTTTGTGTTTGCCACGTGTTTTAATTCGTTCGGCGGAATGAAGTTTCTGTTTCCTAATATGATGAAGTCAATTGGTCGTGCGGGCGCGAAGGTCCACACGAAGTTAGCCACCGAGATCCGATCTGTGATCGGATCTAACGGAGGGAAGATAACTATGGGAATAATGGAACAAATGCCGTTGATGAAATCAGTTGTGTACGAATGTCTTCGTATTGATCCGCCTGTTGCTTCTCAATACGGGCGTGCAAAGCGTGATTTGATCATTGAGTCTCATGATGCTGCTTTTGAAGTGAAAGAAGGGGAAATGATCTTCGGGTACCAGCCTTTCGCGACTAGGGACCCGAAGATTTTTGACAGGCCTGAGGAGTTTGTGCCTGATCGGTTTGTTGGGGAAGGAGAAAAATTGTTGAAACATGTGTTGTGGTCTAATGGACCCGAGAATGAGAGGCCAACAGTTGCGAATAAGCAGTGTGCTGGCAAGGATTTCGTGGTTTTGGCTGCGAGATTATTGGTTGTGGAGCTGTTTTTAAGGTATGATTCATTTGAAATCGATGTGGCTAAGGTTCCTATTGGAGTTTCTGTTACTGTCACTTCTTTGAAGAGAGCTAGTTTTTGA
- the LOC141706813 gene encoding allene oxide synthase, chloroplastic-like isoform X1: MVQGPGQIVRYPILNLRYHTMDLRWNLGALEEVVMQVLSSTFSIRASRHNGLTGVWVGDQKVAAIGLLLKSVVYECLRIDPPVASQYGRAKRDLIIESHDAAFEVKEGEMILGYHPFATRDPEIFDRPDEFVPDRFVGEGEKLLKHVLWSNGPENERPTVANKQCAGKDLVVLAARLLVVELFLRYDSFEIDVAKVPIGVSVTVTSLKGASI; encoded by the exons ATGGTCCAGGGACCAGGACAG ATAGTTAGGTACCCAATTCTAAATCTCCGTTATCACACTATGGATCTTCGTTGGAACCTTGGAGCTTTAGAAGAGGTGGTTATGCAAGTGCTGTCCTCAACCTTTTCCATAAGGGCTTCTAGGCACAACGGTTTAACTGGTGTTTGGGTTG GAGATCAGAAAGTAGCAGCCATCGGCCTGTTGCTGAAATCAGTTGTGTACGAATGTCTTCGTATTGATCCGCCTGTTGCTTCTCAATACGGGCGTGCAAAGCGTGATCTGATCATTGAGTCTCATGACGCGGCTTTTGAAGTGAAAGAAGGGGAAATGATCTTGGGGTACCATCCTTTCGCGACTAGGGACCCGGAGATTTTTGACAGGCCTGATGAGTTTGTGCCTGATCGGTTTGTTGGGGAAGGAGAAAAATTGTTGAAACATGTGTTGTGGTCTAATGGACCCGAGAATGAGAGGCCAACAGTTGCAAATAAGCAGTGTGCTGGCAAAGATTTGGTGGTTTTGGCTGCGAGATTATTGGTCGTGGAGCTGTTTTTAAGGTATGATTCGTTTGAAATCGATGTGGCTAAGGTTCCTATTGGAGTTTCTGTTACTGTCACTTCTTTGAAGGGAGCTAGTATTTGA
- the LOC141706813 gene encoding allene oxide synthase, chloroplastic-like isoform X2, producing the protein MDLRWNLGALEEVVMQVLSSTFSIRASRHNGLTGVWVGDQKVAAIGLLLKSVVYECLRIDPPVASQYGRAKRDLIIESHDAAFEVKEGEMILGYHPFATRDPEIFDRPDEFVPDRFVGEGEKLLKHVLWSNGPENERPTVANKQCAGKDLVVLAARLLVVELFLRYDSFEIDVAKVPIGVSVTVTSLKGASI; encoded by the exons ATGGATCTTCGTTGGAACCTTGGAGCTTTAGAAGAGGTGGTTATGCAAGTGCTGTCCTCAACCTTTTCCATAAGGGCTTCTAGGCACAACGGTTTAACTGGTGTTTGGGTTG GAGATCAGAAAGTAGCAGCCATCGGCCTGTTGCTGAAATCAGTTGTGTACGAATGTCTTCGTATTGATCCGCCTGTTGCTTCTCAATACGGGCGTGCAAAGCGTGATCTGATCATTGAGTCTCATGACGCGGCTTTTGAAGTGAAAGAAGGGGAAATGATCTTGGGGTACCATCCTTTCGCGACTAGGGACCCGGAGATTTTTGACAGGCCTGATGAGTTTGTGCCTGATCGGTTTGTTGGGGAAGGAGAAAAATTGTTGAAACATGTGTTGTGGTCTAATGGACCCGAGAATGAGAGGCCAACAGTTGCAAATAAGCAGTGTGCTGGCAAAGATTTGGTGGTTTTGGCTGCGAGATTATTGGTCGTGGAGCTGTTTTTAAGGTATGATTCGTTTGAAATCGATGTGGCTAAGGTTCCTATTGGAGTTTCTGTTACTGTCACTTCTTTGAAGGGAGCTAGTATTTGA
- the LOC141706811 gene encoding wall-associated receptor kinase-like 14 isoform X2, giving the protein MNINTTKLQASSSHSINIITLLILLSSTLVPQTHASTKCQQSCGSTKHLPFPFGFSSACQIQLTCINDTVFIGEFPVQKITSDKILVNIPAECGRPMKTLQQFFNLNYAPTRDNGILLQNCTTPVTGCLIPSTLVQTNLEFLDCGSSIKKDKISCYSEQNKETEFIDYVNVTRTKCESLISAVSTQTFSNSSAVSLEVQVVQLGWWLQGTCSCSKDATCTNITSPVNKQPGYRCSCDDGFHGDGFSAGVGCRKGCNIWRFFAGHCGGGNRVVMLVGGLTAGVLLMGCIGLVLRRRFATKTEHRRIGRLYDTKGLSIPVFPYKEIEKATHNFSDKRRLGTGAFGTVYCGKIRGDDQWVAIKRIKRGADAESIENVMNEIKLLSCVNHPNLVRLLGCSIERNEQILVYEFMPNGTLCQHLHRERGSGLAWSVRLTIATETAQAIAHLHSSINPPIYHRDIKSSNILLDYNYKTKLADFGLSRIGMTESSHISTAPQGTPGYLDPQYHQNYHLSDKSDVYSFGVVLLEIITALKVIDFTRQKNEVNLASFAIDRIGKGLLNEIIDPLLVSTLDNATFSSMHKVAELAFRCIAFHSETRPSMTEVAFELEQIRLNQCETTEEINTASLGDRSPLRVATKISALDNKGLSASSNSVESEKNFSPVSVQDSWTTDRSSPSSNGLLSQKTQ; this is encoded by the exons ATGAATATAAACACAACCAAATTGCAGGCAAGTTCATCTCACAGTATCAATATCATTACACTTCTTATTCTTCTCTCATCAACATTAGTACCACAAACACATGCATCAACAAAGTGCCAACAATCATGCGGCTCAACCAAACACCTTCCTTTCCCATTCGGCTTCTCCTCTGCTTGCCAAATCCAGCTCACCTGCATCAACGACACCGTTTTTATCGGAGAATTCCCGGTGCAAAAAATCACTTCTGACAAAATACTTGTAAACATACCAGCCGAATGTGGCCGTCCTATGAAAACCCTGCAACAATTCTTTAACCTAAATTACGCGCCGACTCGAGACAACGGGATTCTCTTACAGAACTGCACTACTCCAGTAACAGGCTGTTTGATTCCTAGTACTCTAGTGCAAACAAATTTGGAGTTTTTAGATTGTGGATCATCGATAAAGAAAGACAAAATAAGTTGTTATTCGGAGCAAAATAAGGAGACAGAATTTATCGACTATGTCAATGTTACGAGGACTAAGTGTGAGTCTCTGATCTCTGCGGTGTCTACGCAGACTTTTAGTAATAGCTCAGCTGTGTCATTGGAAGTTCAGGTGGTGCAGTTAGGGTGGTGGTTACAAGGGACTTGTTCGTGTTCTAAAGATGCAACATGCACTAATATTACGTCGCCTGTTAATAAGCAGCCTGGGTATCGGTGTAGTTGCGATGATGGATTTCATGGGGATGGATTTAGTGCCGGAGTTGGATGCCGGAAAG GGTGCAACATATGGAGGTTCTTTGCAGGCCATTGTGGAGGAGGCAATAGAGTTGTCATGTTAGTTGGAG GTCTTACTGCTGGTGTTTTGCTGATGGGATGCATTGGACTAGTTCTTCGTCGTCGATTTGCAACGAAGACCGAACATAGAAGAATTGGCAGACTTTATGATACTAAAGGCCTTAGCATACCTGTATTTCCCTACAAGGAAATCGAAAAGGCTACTCATAACTTTTCTGATAAACGTCGACTGGGGACTGGAGCCTTCGGAACTGTGTACTGTGGAAAAATCCGCGGGGATGATCAGTGGGTTGCGATCAAAAGAATCAAACGTGGAGCAGATGCAGAGAGCATTGAGAACGTTATGAATGAGATTAAGCTCCTCTCTTGTGTCAATCATCCAAATCTTGTGCGCCTATTAGGCTGTTCAATTGAAAGAAATGAACAGATTCTTGTATATGAGTTTATGCCTAATGGAACTCTCTGCCAGCATTTGCATAGAGAAAGAGGCAGTGGGCTTGCATGGTCGGTTCGCCTCACAATTGCCACAGAAACTGCTCAAGCCATTGCACATCTCCACTCTAGTATAAACCCTCCTATATATCACAGAGACATCAAATCCAGCAACATATTGTTGGATTACAACTACAAGACAAAACTCGCGGATTTTGGACTTTCTAGAATTGGTATGACTGAATCCTCGCATATTTCCACTGCCCCTCAGGGTACGCCAGGGTATCTTGACCCTCAGTATCACCAAAACTATCATCTCTCGGACAAAAGTGATGTCTATAGCTTCGGGGTGGTGCTTCTTGAGATTATAACGGCATTAAAAGTGATAGACTTCACCCGCCAGAAGAACGAAGTGAATTTAGCTTCTTTTGCTATAGATAGAATTGGGAAAGGGCTACTGAATGAAATCATTGATCCCCTTCTGGTGTCAACTTTAGACAACGCAACCTTTTCATCAATGCACAAAGTGGCAGAACTGGCATTTAGATGTATAGCATTTCACAGTGAAACGCGGCCTTCAATGACAGAAGTAGCATTTGAACTAGAACAAATCAGGCTTAATCAATGTGAAACCACAGAAGAGATAAACACAGCTTCATTAGGAGACCGGAGTCCTCTGAGAGTTGCCACCAAGATATCTGCATTGGACAACAAAGGTCTGTCTGCGAGTTCAAATTCAGTAGAGAGTGAGAAAAACTTTTCGCCTGTTTCTGTGCAGGACTCATGGACAACTGACAGAAGCTCCCCTTCATCAAATGGTCTGCTCTCTCAGAAAACTCAGTGA
- the LOC141706811 gene encoding wall-associated receptor kinase-like 14 isoform X1 — MNINTTKLQASSSHSINIITLLILLSSTLVPQTHASTKCQQSCGSTKHLPFPFGFSSACQIQLTCINDTVFIGEFPVQKITSDKILVNIPAECGRPMKTLQQFFNLNYAPTRDNGILLQNCTTPVTGCLIPSTLVQTNLEFLDCGSSIKKDKISCYSEQNKETEFIDYVNVTRTKCESLISAVSTQTFSNSSAVSLEVQVVQLGWWLQGTCSCSKDATCTNITSPVNKQPGYRCSCDDGFHGDGFSAGVGCRKDLGCNIWRFFAGHCGGGNRVVMLVGGLTAGVLLMGCIGLVLRRRFATKTEHRRIGRLYDTKGLSIPVFPYKEIEKATHNFSDKRRLGTGAFGTVYCGKIRGDDQWVAIKRIKRGADAESIENVMNEIKLLSCVNHPNLVRLLGCSIERNEQILVYEFMPNGTLCQHLHRERGSGLAWSVRLTIATETAQAIAHLHSSINPPIYHRDIKSSNILLDYNYKTKLADFGLSRIGMTESSHISTAPQGTPGYLDPQYHQNYHLSDKSDVYSFGVVLLEIITALKVIDFTRQKNEVNLASFAIDRIGKGLLNEIIDPLLVSTLDNATFSSMHKVAELAFRCIAFHSETRPSMTEVAFELEQIRLNQCETTEEINTASLGDRSPLRVATKISALDNKGLSASSNSVESEKNFSPVSVQDSWTTDRSSPSSNGLLSQKTQ, encoded by the exons ATGAATATAAACACAACCAAATTGCAGGCAAGTTCATCTCACAGTATCAATATCATTACACTTCTTATTCTTCTCTCATCAACATTAGTACCACAAACACATGCATCAACAAAGTGCCAACAATCATGCGGCTCAACCAAACACCTTCCTTTCCCATTCGGCTTCTCCTCTGCTTGCCAAATCCAGCTCACCTGCATCAACGACACCGTTTTTATCGGAGAATTCCCGGTGCAAAAAATCACTTCTGACAAAATACTTGTAAACATACCAGCCGAATGTGGCCGTCCTATGAAAACCCTGCAACAATTCTTTAACCTAAATTACGCGCCGACTCGAGACAACGGGATTCTCTTACAGAACTGCACTACTCCAGTAACAGGCTGTTTGATTCCTAGTACTCTAGTGCAAACAAATTTGGAGTTTTTAGATTGTGGATCATCGATAAAGAAAGACAAAATAAGTTGTTATTCGGAGCAAAATAAGGAGACAGAATTTATCGACTATGTCAATGTTACGAGGACTAAGTGTGAGTCTCTGATCTCTGCGGTGTCTACGCAGACTTTTAGTAATAGCTCAGCTGTGTCATTGGAAGTTCAGGTGGTGCAGTTAGGGTGGTGGTTACAAGGGACTTGTTCGTGTTCTAAAGATGCAACATGCACTAATATTACGTCGCCTGTTAATAAGCAGCCTGGGTATCGGTGTAGTTGCGATGATGGATTTCATGGGGATGGATTTAGTGCCGGAGTTGGATGCCGGAAAG ATTTAGGGTGCAACATATGGAGGTTCTTTGCAGGCCATTGTGGAGGAGGCAATAGAGTTGTCATGTTAGTTGGAG GTCTTACTGCTGGTGTTTTGCTGATGGGATGCATTGGACTAGTTCTTCGTCGTCGATTTGCAACGAAGACCGAACATAGAAGAATTGGCAGACTTTATGATACTAAAGGCCTTAGCATACCTGTATTTCCCTACAAGGAAATCGAAAAGGCTACTCATAACTTTTCTGATAAACGTCGACTGGGGACTGGAGCCTTCGGAACTGTGTACTGTGGAAAAATCCGCGGGGATGATCAGTGGGTTGCGATCAAAAGAATCAAACGTGGAGCAGATGCAGAGAGCATTGAGAACGTTATGAATGAGATTAAGCTCCTCTCTTGTGTCAATCATCCAAATCTTGTGCGCCTATTAGGCTGTTCAATTGAAAGAAATGAACAGATTCTTGTATATGAGTTTATGCCTAATGGAACTCTCTGCCAGCATTTGCATAGAGAAAGAGGCAGTGGGCTTGCATGGTCGGTTCGCCTCACAATTGCCACAGAAACTGCTCAAGCCATTGCACATCTCCACTCTAGTATAAACCCTCCTATATATCACAGAGACATCAAATCCAGCAACATATTGTTGGATTACAACTACAAGACAAAACTCGCGGATTTTGGACTTTCTAGAATTGGTATGACTGAATCCTCGCATATTTCCACTGCCCCTCAGGGTACGCCAGGGTATCTTGACCCTCAGTATCACCAAAACTATCATCTCTCGGACAAAAGTGATGTCTATAGCTTCGGGGTGGTGCTTCTTGAGATTATAACGGCATTAAAAGTGATAGACTTCACCCGCCAGAAGAACGAAGTGAATTTAGCTTCTTTTGCTATAGATAGAATTGGGAAAGGGCTACTGAATGAAATCATTGATCCCCTTCTGGTGTCAACTTTAGACAACGCAACCTTTTCATCAATGCACAAAGTGGCAGAACTGGCATTTAGATGTATAGCATTTCACAGTGAAACGCGGCCTTCAATGACAGAAGTAGCATTTGAACTAGAACAAATCAGGCTTAATCAATGTGAAACCACAGAAGAGATAAACACAGCTTCATTAGGAGACCGGAGTCCTCTGAGAGTTGCCACCAAGATATCTGCATTGGACAACAAAGGTCTGTCTGCGAGTTCAAATTCAGTAGAGAGTGAGAAAAACTTTTCGCCTGTTTCTGTGCAGGACTCATGGACAACTGACAGAAGCTCCCCTTCATCAAATGGTCTGCTCTCTCAGAAAACTCAGTGA